The Terriglobales bacterium genomic interval GACCCTGTAGGGCTGCGACCCTCCAAGTGACATGGTGGCCAGGGACGGAATCGAACCGCCGACGCCGGCCTTTTCAGGGCCGCGCTCTACCATCTGAGCTACCTGGCCACTTCTACCATCTGAGCTACCGCCACACCCACGCGGCCACGCTACCAGTGGATCTGTCTGGCGACGTGCGCCGGCGGAGGGCCGGCGGCTTCGCAAGGAGTGCGGGCATTGCCCGGAAGTTCCTGCGGAGTTGTGATTATAGCAATCGCTCGGCGAAGCGCTCAAACCTCGGGCGCGGAGGGCGGAAAGCCGACCGCCGACGGTCGCGCTTGATGTTCGCGGATACAATAGCTGCCGTGACGCCGACCATCTTCGTGGTGGAAGACGACGCCGACATCGCCCGCCTGGTCCGCCATCATCTGGAGGGCGCGGGATACGCGGTGCGCGCCTTCACCTCCACCCCGCCGGTTCTCGCGGCGGCGGAGAAAGCGCCACCCGCGGTCTTCCTGCTGGACATCATGGTGCCGGGAGGCGACGGACTGGAACTTTGCCGCCACATCCGCCAGCACGCCTCGCTGGCCATGACGCCGGTGATTTTCCTCACCGCCAAGAGCGGCGAAGCCGACCGCATCGTGGGCCTGGAGCTGGGCGCGGACGATTACATCGTAAAGCCCTTCAGTCCGCGCGAGATGGTGGCGCGGGTGAAGGCAGTGCTGCGGCGCTTCGAGCGTCCGCCGGCGCCCGCGGTGCTGCACGCCGGCGACGTCGAACTCGACACCGGCGCCATGATTTTGAAGGTACGCGGCAGGAACGTCCCCACCACGGCTACGGAGTTCCGACTGCTCGATTATCTGATGCGCCACCCCGGCCGGGTGTTCACGCGCGACCAGTTGCTGGACGCCGTCTGGCGCGACACGCATTTCGTCACCCCGCGCTCGGTGGACGTGTACGTGCGCCGCCTGCGGGAAAAAATCGAGAAGGATCCGGAGGACCCGCGCCACCTGCGCACGGTGCGCGGCGCCGGATACCGCTTCGAGGCCGCGAAGTGAGAAGCCGCATTTTCTTCAAGCTGCTGCTGGCCTTCGTGCTGGTCGTCGCGGTGGCCACGGCGACGCTGGACATCGTAGTGCGCCGGGCCTGGGAAAAATCCTTGCGCGGCGAGATCGAGCGCTCGCTCACCCAGAAGACGCGCTTGGTGGCGGCGCGCGTGACTCACACCCCAACGGAATCGATGGCGGCGGTGATCCAGGAGGAGGCGCAGGCGGCGGGCGCCCGCGCCACCGTCATCGAGAGTTCCGGCAAGGTGCTGGCGGATTCCGAGGCCGACCCGCAGACCATGGAGAACCATGCCACGCGGCCGGAGTTCCGTGCCGCGCTCGCCGGCGGCGTGGGGGTGGACGCCCGCCGTAGCCGCACTGTCGGGATTCCGTTTCTGTACGTGGCCGTGCCCATTCCCGGCGGGGCAGTGCGGCTGGCCTATCCGCTGACCGAGATCGAGGAAACGACGGCCGGAATACGCCGCGGCCTGTTGCAGGGGTCAGCGCTGGCGGTGCTGATCGCCACGCTTCTGGCTGCCGTGCTGGCGCAATCCATCGCGGGACGACTGCGGCGCATCGTCGAGTTTGCCCAGCGCGTCGCCGGCGGGGATTTGAGTGCGCGCGTGGCCGAGCGCTCCAGTGACGAGATCGCGCAGGTGGCGGCGTCGCTCGACTCGACCGCCCGCCAGCTCGAGCACAGCTTCCGCGCCGTCGAAGACAGCCGCCAGCAACTGGAGGCGGTGCTCAACGGCATGCAGGAAGCGGTGATTGCCGTGGGCCCCGACGGGCATACGCAGTGGGCCAACGGACGGATGCGCGAACTGGTGGAGGGCATCCGGGTGGGGGCTCCGCTGGTGGAAACCGTGCGCCAGCCGGAATTGCTGCGCGCAGTGGATGAAGCCACGGCGCGCCGTGAGGTGCGCCGCGCTCGCGTCTCCGGCGTGGTCCCAGGCCGCACCTTCGAGGTCACGGCCGCGCCGCTGGCCGCGGGCGGCGCCGTCGCCGTGCTGCACGATTTGACCGAGATCGAGCGCGTCGAG includes:
- a CDS encoding response regulator transcription factor: MTPTIFVVEDDADIARLVRHHLEGAGYAVRAFTSTPPVLAAAEKAPPAVFLLDIMVPGGDGLELCRHIRQHASLAMTPVIFLTAKSGEADRIVGLELGADDYIVKPFSPREMVARVKAVLRRFERPPAPAVLHAGDVELDTGAMILKVRGRNVPTTATEFRLLDYLMRHPGRVFTRDQLLDAVWRDTHFVTPRSVDVYVRRLREKIEKDPEDPRHLRTVRGAGYRFEAAK
- a CDS encoding ATP-binding protein, yielding MRSRIFFKLLLAFVLVVAVATATLDIVVRRAWEKSLRGEIERSLTQKTRLVAARVTHTPTESMAAVIQEEAQAAGARATVIESSGKVLADSEADPQTMENHATRPEFRAALAGGVGVDARRSRTVGIPFLYVAVPIPGGAVRLAYPLTEIEETTAGIRRGLLQGSALAVLIATLLAAVLAQSIAGRLRRIVEFAQRVAGGDLSARVAERSSDEIAQVAASLDSTARQLEHSFRAVEDSRQQLEAVLNGMQEAVIAVGPDGHTQWANGRMRELVEGIRVGAPLVETVRQPELLRAVDEATARREVRRARVSGVVPGRTFEVTAAPLAAGGAVAVLHDLTEIERVEQTRRDFIANVSHELRTPLTSIQGYAETMLEAGAGGEAGREFLEIIRKNASRMARLTEDLLTLARVESGERAFELRPVEPGELLEEAVQSFREAARARHVELVIENQAHHPVLADRDSIHQVFSNLIDNALKYSLEGRRVVVGARQPEAGGPVEFFVRDQGPGIASDHLPRLFERFYRVDRARSRESGGTGLGLAIAKHIVLAHGGTIRAESELGHGSTFVFTLVGAAREAAVAERGAGG